The genomic segment GCATTCTGAATTCGGTCGATGTGATCTTTGCACCGCGCCCGGCTCCGAAGCGCGACAGTCTGGCACTTGCCATCGTCAAACCCATACTCGATGGTACGGCTGACGTGCGAGAGCTCGATTTCCCTATGACTAAAGACCCGAACGACCTGGACGCGCATTGGAACAGAGCAACAGACGAAATCGCTCAGATTCTGAGTGAAGGAAAAGACGCGGCGTTTATAACGCTAGGCGATCCGTTCTTTTACAGCACATACATTTACCTATACGAATGTCTGCGGGCAAAATATCCAGAGATCGCAATCGAGACAGTACCCGGAATCAGCTCGGTTTTTGCGTCGGCATCGGCCGCCGGTGTTCCGCTGGCGATAGGCGATGAAAGCGTAGTGATCATGCCTGTACCGGACAACTTTGACGTGCTGCACTCGTATGCGGGGCAAGCCGATACAATCATCCTTATGAAAGTGGGCGGCAAATTGCCCCGGCTCATAGAGGCGCTTGCCGAGCTCGGCCTGGAAAAAGACGCGGTTCTTGTGCAAAGAGTATCACAGGCAAGCCGGGAGGCGATTATCAAAGGTTTATCGAACCTATCGAATGAAGAGTTGAAATCGGCAGGATATTTGTCCACGGTTATCATAAAAACACATGGCGTAAAGTAAAAATTAAAGTAAAAGCTAAAGGAAAAACACTAGGAATAGGTATCGCAGCATAAAGTAGGAGGCGCTGGATGAAGGTATATTTTATTGGAGCAGGGCCGGGCGACCCCGATCTTATTACCGTTAAGGGTAAACGACTTATTACCGAGGCGGACGTCGTAATCTATGCGGGCTCGCTTATTAATCCGCTATTGCTTGATAATTGCAAACCCGGTTGCGAGTTGCACGACAGCGCCCCACTGAATCTCCCGGAAATCTTAGCGCTATACAAGGCTGCGGTGCAGGACGGCAAAACGGTTGTGCGCTTGCATTCGGGTGAACCCAGCCTTTACGGGGCGATAAAAGAGCAGATAGACTGGTTGGAAAGCCAGGGGATCGAGTACGAAGTTATTCCGGGTGTAAGTTCGTTTAGCGCGGCTGCGGCGGTACTCGGCGTAGAACTGACGCTGCCCGCCGTATCGCAGACCGTGATCATCACGAGGATGGCGGGACGGACACCGGTTCCTGCCGGTCAGGACATAGCGTCGCTCGCCGTGCATGATGCCACGATGTGTATATTTTTAAGCGTCCAGATGATCTACGACCTGGTAAAAGAGCTAAAATCCGGGTATAGCGGCGACACGCCCATTGCGGTGGTGGAGCACGCTTCGTTACCCGACCAACGCGTGGTTCGCGGCACGCTCGATACCATAGCAGAGAAAGTATCGAACGCAGGCATTAGAAAGACGGCCATGATTATCGTCGGCGGCGTCCTCGAGTTTGAGTACGAGCTATCGAAGCTCTACGATCCGTCTTTCGACCACGGGTATAGAGGCGCCATCGAGTAATATAAAGAGGCGCCAAGCCAAGACTTAGAGGTTCATTATGAAAATCGCCGTATTCGCCGTTACGGAAAACGGCGAACGCATTGCGAACAACATAGACGCCGGTCTTAACGATAGTGTCACAATATACAAAGCACCAAAACCGGTGCAGACCAAAGTCGCAGATACCGAGCAAAAGCCGCCCTGGTTGCTGGATGCGGTC from the Candidatus Aquicultor sp. genome contains:
- the cobI gene encoding precorrin-2 C(20)-methyltransferase; translation: MIWGKLYGLGIGPGDAELLTLKAVRILNSVDVIFAPRPAPKRDSLALAIVKPILDGTADVRELDFPMTKDPNDLDAHWNRATDEIAQILSEGKDAAFITLGDPFFYSTYIYLYECLRAKYPEIAIETVPGISSVFASASAAGVPLAIGDESVVIMPVPDNFDVLHSYAGQADTIILMKVGGKLPRLIEALAELGLEKDAVLVQRVSQASREAIIKGLSNLSNEELKSAGYLSTVIIKTHGVK
- the cobM gene encoding precorrin-4 C(11)-methyltransferase, translated to MKVYFIGAGPGDPDLITVKGKRLITEADVVIYAGSLINPLLLDNCKPGCELHDSAPLNLPEILALYKAAVQDGKTVVRLHSGEPSLYGAIKEQIDWLESQGIEYEVIPGVSSFSAAAAVLGVELTLPAVSQTVIITRMAGRTPVPAGQDIASLAVHDATMCIFLSVQMIYDLVKELKSGYSGDTPIAVVEHASLPDQRVVRGTLDTIAEKVSNAGIRKTAMIIVGGVLEFEYELSKLYDPSFDHGYRGAIE